The bacterium genome window below encodes:
- the rfbH gene encoding lipopolysaccharide biosynthesis protein RfbH, translating to MPKKRILIIGASGQIGKRLYKALLGDYEVFGTYCKNKTGNLIYLDITNKKGVEAIFSKIKPDISILTSSLTNVNRCESEKREARRINVLGVKNVVEEAKKYNTKLVFFSTDYIFDGKDGPYSEEAIPNPINYYGKTKLIGEEIVKSLKDYLIIRTTGVFSYSEGTNFVLQVLQESLKNKEIRVANDQIGNPILADNLVECVKELILNGKNGVYNISGDGQISRYEFALALADVFSLDKRLILGFKTKELDQRAKRPLRGGLIINKAQRELKTKILSPKDGLVLMKNLIKEEILGDIHKNIDNYYALFHKSQFKQGISKIHTGGRVYNSEEIKAGVDAILDFYLTLGEKTEEFEREFSKYLKRRYSILVNSGSSANLLAIAGLKLKPGDEVITPASAFPTTINPIIQNNLIPVFVDVEIGTYNPKPIDIEKAISDKTRAINIAHTLGNPCEMDKIQEIAKRYNLYLIEDSCDALSSKYDGRLVGSYGDLSTFSFYAAHHITMGEGGCITTNSKPLAETICSLRDWGRACNCKPCILTKDPNASCPKRFKGEYDRRYLYENIGYNLKATEAQATIGIVQLKKLSQFTKTRKRNFELLYEGLKEFEDIFILPLSLPKAEPCWFAFPITIKEGIERKKLILYLEKNKIETRLLFAGNILKQPAYKDIKYRVSGSLDNSNFIMQNSFFIGLYPGITEEIIGYILDVFRRI from the coding sequence ATGCCTAAAAAACGAATTCTTATAATCGGTGCCTCTGGTCAGATAGGGAAAAGGCTTTATAAAGCTCTATTGGGAGACTATGAGGTTTTCGGGACATATTGCAAGAATAAAACAGGAAACCTTATCTATCTTGATATAACAAACAAAAAAGGGGTAGAAGCCATATTTTCTAAAATTAAGCCAGATATATCCATTCTTACATCAAGCCTTACCAATGTCAATAGATGTGAAAGCGAAAAAAGAGAAGCAAGAAGAATAAATGTTTTGGGTGTAAAAAATGTTGTTGAGGAAGCAAAAAAATACAACACAAAGCTTGTTTTCTTCTCAACTGACTATATTTTTGATGGCAAAGATGGGCCTTATTCAGAAGAGGCAATTCCAAATCCAATAAACTATTATGGAAAGACAAAGCTAATTGGTGAGGAAATAGTAAAAAGCCTTAAAGATTACCTTATCATAAGAACAACGGGTGTTTTTAGCTATAGCGAGGGAACAAACTTTGTCCTTCAGGTTTTACAAGAGAGCCTTAAAAATAAGGAAATAAGGGTTGCAAATGACCAGATAGGAAATCCAATATTGGCTGATAACCTTGTAGAATGTGTAAAAGAGCTTATTTTAAATGGTAAAAATGGGGTTTATAATATATCGGGTGATGGTCAAATTTCAAGGTATGAATTTGCTTTGGCTTTAGCCGATGTTTTCTCTCTTGATAAAAGGCTTATCCTTGGCTTTAAAACTAAAGAATTAGACCAAAGGGCTAAAAGACCATTAAGGGGAGGTTTGATAATAAATAAGGCACAAAGGGAGCTAAAAACAAAGATTTTATCCCCAAAAGATGGGCTTGTTTTAATGAAAAACCTTATTAAGGAAGAAATTTTAGGAGATATTCACAAAAATATAGACAATTATTATGCTTTATTTCACAAAAGCCAATTTAAGCAAGGAATTTCAAAGATTCATACAGGAGGAAGGGTTTATAATTCAGAAGAAATTAAGGCAGGGGTAGATGCAATTTTGGATTTCTATCTTACCTTGGGAGAAAAAACAGAGGAATTTGAAAGGGAATTTTCCAAATACCTTAAGAGAAGGTATAGCATTCTTGTAAATTCTGGCTCATCTGCTAATCTTTTAGCTATTGCAGGGCTTAAGTTAAAACCAGGTGATGAGGTTATAACGCCTGCCTCGGCATTTCCAACAACAATAAACCCAATAATCCAGAATAATTTAATCCCTGTATTTGTTGATGTTGAAATAGGGACATACAATCCAAAGCCAATTGATATAGAAAAAGCAATATCAGATAAAACAAGGGCTATAAATATAGCCCATACACTTGGAAATCCTTGTGAAATGGATAAAATTCAGGAGATTGCAAAGAGATACAACCTTTATCTTATAGAGGATTCTTGCGATGCTTTAAGTTCAAAATACGATGGAAGGCTTGTTGGAAGCTATGGAGACCTTTCAACATTTAGCTTCTATGCCGCACACCATATAACAATGGGCGAGGGAGGATGTATAACAACAAATAGCAAACCTCTTGCAGAAACCATATGTTCCTTAAGGGATTGGGGAAGGGCTTGTAATTGCAAGCCCTGTATCTTAACCAAAGACCCTAATGCCTCTTGCCCAAAGAGGTTTAAGGGTGAGTATGACAGAAGGTATCTCTATGAAAATATTGGATATAACCTTAAGGCAACAGAAGCTCAGGCAACAATTGGCATTGTTCAGCTTAAAAAACTTTCTCAATTTACAAAGACAAGAAAGAGAAATTTTGAATTGCTTTATGAAGGATTAAAAGAATTTGAGGATATATTTATCCTTCCTTTGTCTTTGCCAAAAGCAGAGCCTTGCTGGTTTGCATTTCCAATAACAATAAAGGAAGGAATTGAAAGAAAGAAGCTCATTCTCTACCTAGAGAAAAATAAAATAGAAACAAGGCTTTTATTCGCAGGAAATATATTGAAACAACCAGCTTACAAAGATATAAAATATAGGGTATCAGGCTCTCTTGATAATTCCAATTTTATTATGCAAAATTCATTCTTTATTGGTCTTTACCCAGGGATAACAGAGGAAATAATAGGCTATATCCTAGATGTATTTAGAAGGATTTAA
- a CDS encoding ATP-binding protein, whose translation MKTLEEKLTHLSILYTVAASIGATTSSDEVIRIVLDEAIEFLKAELGVILLFDREKNVFFIKEKIGLKKEGIVKPDEWLIKEIVNKEKPIITSKETSIFLPYKPKTVIAFPIRVKNDIRAILLLGKINPLKISKEEKWILTIMVNRLGVALETSGLYRELKEVKDELIEKEKLATLAQIAQEAAHEIRNPLNVIKAGMYLLDKRFKSDAWFKEKIHRMEEAANRVEKYIEELLGLSRLPIFEIKDMDINKIIDDALVEFGIDRLFGINVVKNLEKIPIIKGDPDRLRDGLINIIRNSYEAMNGKGRIEFTTKPSDGRVQIEVFDTGCGIREEYIKDIFNPFFTTKKKGTGLGLAIVKRIIDAHKGEIKIESKEGVGTKFIIFLPANA comes from the coding sequence ATGAAAACCCTTGAGGAAAAGCTAACACATCTTTCAATCCTATATACAGTTGCAGCAAGTATAGGTGCTACAACCTCGTCTGATGAGGTTATAAGAATTGTTTTGGATGAGGCAATAGAATTTTTAAAAGCAGAATTAGGGGTTATTTTGCTGTTTGATAGGGAAAAAAATGTATTTTTTATTAAGGAAAAAATAGGCTTAAAAAAAGAGGGAATTGTAAAGCCTGATGAGTGGCTAATAAAAGAAATAGTAAATAAAGAAAAGCCTATAATTACATCAAAAGAGACCTCCATCTTCTTACCATATAAACCAAAAACAGTAATTGCCTTTCCTATAAGGGTAAAGAATGATATAAGGGCTATTCTTTTATTGGGAAAGATTAACCCTTTAAAAATTAGCAAGGAGGAAAAATGGATTTTAACCATTATGGTCAATAGGCTGGGTGTTGCTTTAGAAACATCAGGGCTTTATAGAGAGCTTAAAGAGGTAAAGGATGAGCTTATTGAAAAGGAAAAGCTTGCAACACTTGCCCAGATTGCCCAAGAGGCAGCCCACGAGATACGAAATCCCCTAAATGTTATAAAGGCAGGGATGTATCTTTTAGATAAAAGGTTTAAAAGCGATGCATGGTTTAAAGAGAAGATTCATAGGATGGAGGAGGCGGCAAATAGGGTAGAAAAATATATTGAAGAGCTTTTGGGTCTTTCAAGGCTTCCTATATTTGAAATAAAGGATATGGATATAAACAAGATAATAGATGATGCTTTGGTTGAATTTGGTATTGATAGGCTTTTTGGAATAAATGTAGTAAAAAATTTAGAAAAAATTCCTATTATAAAGGGAGACCCTGATAGGTTAAGGGATGGTCTTATCAATATTATCAGAAATTCCTATGAGGCAATGAATGGTAAGGGAAGAATAGAATTTACAACAAAGCCTTCTGATGGCCGCGTTCAAATAGAAGTTTTTGATACAGGGTGTGGAATAAGGGAAGAGTATATAAAAGATATATTTAATCCATTCTTTACAACAAAGAAAAAGGGAACAGGTTTGGGTCTTGCCATTGTAAAGAGAATAATAGATGCACATAAGGGAGAAATAAAGATAGAGAGCAAGGAAGGTGTTGGAACAAAATTTATTATCTTTCTTCCCGCTAATGCCTAA
- a CDS encoding FIST N-terminal domain-containing protein yields the protein MEIAIGVGREKEGFKAGKGAASEAAKKIKKPSLIILFSSTSLNIPDVLRGVKDVFTDCQIIGCSSSKEIAFDRVLDNSCVLMAISSSLTIKTGVGRDFSKDGRKAGEELANSLIEGVKEPRGTLFLFSDGVSGNGTQMVKGIYNVLGPNVNVVGGAAGDNCQFLKTYQIINNEVLSDSIVGALILSDAPIVGVGIKHGFTPYGDPMVITKAEGNRIHQLDGKPAFDAYLSHFKLKEKIEPDDFRKIEETHTHPLGSPQMREEYLIRHFVCANPDRSITCSAELLPNSVVRVMKATKNSLISAASEAANEAFASLRGKKPKAVLIFNCISRVWILNDEAEREIDEVKNVFGEDIPLFGFYTFGEISQLKEGPPLFHNKTIVVGAIV from the coding sequence ATGGAAATAGCAATTGGTGTAGGAAGAGAGAAAGAGGGGTTTAAAGCAGGAAAAGGGGCAGCATCTGAGGCGGCTAAAAAGATAAAAAAACCAAGCCTTATTATCCTTTTTTCCTCTACTAGCCTTAATATTCCTGATGTTTTAAGGGGAGTAAAAGATGTATTTACCGATTGTCAAATTATTGGATGCTCATCTTCAAAGGAGATAGCCTTTGACAGGGTTTTAGATAATTCTTGCGTTTTAATGGCTATTTCTTCTTCCCTTACAATAAAAACTGGGGTAGGAAGGGATTTTTCAAAGGATGGAAGAAAGGCAGGGGAGGAATTGGCAAATAGCCTTATAGAAGGAGTTAAGGAGCCAAGAGGGACACTTTTTCTTTTTTCTGATGGTGTGTCTGGAAATGGAACACAGATGGTTAAGGGAATTTATAATGTTTTAGGTCCAAATGTCAATGTAGTTGGGGGTGCAGCAGGTGATAACTGCCAATTCCTTAAAACATATCAAATTATAAACAATGAGGTATTAAGTGATTCTATTGTTGGAGCCTTAATCCTTTCAGATGCCCCAATTGTGGGTGTTGGAATAAAGCATGGCTTCACCCCTTATGGAGACCCTATGGTAATAACAAAGGCAGAGGGAAATAGAATTCATCAGTTGGATGGAAAGCCTGCCTTTGATGCCTATCTTTCCCATTTTAAACTTAAAGAAAAAATAGAACCAGATGATTTTAGAAAAATAGAGGAAACACATACCCATCCTTTGGGCTCACCACAGATGCGTGAAGAATACCTAATAAGACACTTTGTTTGCGCAAACCCTGATAGGTCAATAACCTGCTCTGCAGAGCTTTTACCAAATTCTGTTGTTAGGGTGATGAAAGCAACAAAAAATTCTTTAATTTCTGCTGCATCAGAAGCCGCAAATGAAGCCTTTGCTTCTTTAAGGGGTAAAAAACCAAAGGCTGTCCTTATATTTAATTGCATCTCAAGGGTTTGGATATTAAACGATGAAGCAGAGAGGGAAATAGATGAAGTAAAAAATGTCTTTGGAGAAGATATTCCCCTCTTTGGCTTCTATACCTTTGGAGAAATAAGCCAATTGAAAGAAGGGCCTCCTTTATTTCATAACAAAACCATTGTAGTCGGTGCGATTGTTTAA